A window of Danaus plexippus chromosome 12, MEX_DaPlex, whole genome shotgun sequence contains these coding sequences:
- the LOC116772624 gene encoding DNA ligase 1-like: MNRETDLSSDISLDSLEIGQKKNSSAKVKKSRENVDTILVPFYEKDILIKVPKGNKKKNINIRKSKENNDKLKNSQTRSYLMNKDSKKDKKTSYLETFRKQFTSNFSTVQNKNEDEIRSISPEFGDTERESIENGIENNCEGEFYNTESYNEIYYEKLMNRELKQYFDDFMGDELQLNVDIERKSTEDTNIDNLKSVSEVSQPQHHARRATVPPIQNVHLGGLGPDMENIKPRLERARSLQRYSEKVRMENRLRIYKKSVETDKEKRAERLSSSKQREAPEKLSREPKENKTSYLVNRTEQEKSSAMKNIYKSKSADVQRKRKEKTFTEKKTNKNDFNVIKGEVKRNSEVGCMESLKASSRIKSSARTRTKPDEKLNNSEVSPVHISFLVNVGGVRPSSALRALEAQHRVYQEKVKALLETNNE; encoded by the coding sequence atgaaCAGAGAAACAGATTTAAGTAGCGACATATCACTAGATAGCTTGGAAATTGGACAGAAAAAGAATTCGTCAGCTAAAGTTAAAAAGTCAAGAGAGAATGTAGACACTATTCTTGTTCCATTCTATGAAAAAGATATACTCATAAAGGTACCgaaaggtaataaaaaaaaaaacataaatattagaaaatctaaagaaaataatgataaattaaaaaattctcagACGAGGAGTTATTTAATGAACAAAGACTCTAAGAAAGataaaaagacatcatatttAGAGACATTCCGTAAGCAGTTTACATCAAATTTTTCAActgtgcaaaataaaaatgaagatgAAATAAGATCTATATCACCAGAATTTGGTGACACAGAAAGAGAAAGTATTGAAAATGGTATAGAAAACAATTGCGAGGGTGAATTTTACAATACAGAATCATATAATGAGATATATTACGAAAAACTTATGAACAGGgaacttaaacaatattttgacgACTTTATGGGAGACGAATTACAACTAAACGTGGACATAGAAAGAAAATCTACGGAGGACACCAATATCGATAATCTTAAGAGTGTATCAGAAGTTTCGCAGCCACAGCATCACGCCAGAAGAGCGACAGTACCTCCAATACAAAATGTACACTTGGGTGGCTTGGGACCAgatatggaaaatattaaaccgAGACTAGAGCGAGCGAGAAGCCTTCAAAGATATTCAGAGAAAGTTAGAATGGAGAACCGTCTCAGAATTTACAAAAAGTCAGTAGAAACGGACAAAGAAAAACGAGCTGAAAGATTGAGTTCCTCAAAACAACGAGAAGCACCAGAAAAATTAAGCAGGGAgccaaaagaaaataaaacttcttaTTTAGTGAATAGAACTGAGCAAGAAAAATCTTCagctatgaaaaatatatataaatccaaATCTGCTGACGTCCAAAGGAAACGTAAAGAAAAGACTTTTACggaaaagaaaacaaataagaaCGATTTTAACGTTATCAAGGGTGAGGTTAAACGAAACTCGGAGGTAGGCTGTATGGAGTCTCTCAAAGCCAGTTCAAGGATAAAATCTAGTGCTAGAACTAGGACAAAACCAGATGAAAAGTTGAATAACTCTGAAGTATCCCCTGTTCATATAAGTTTCTTAGTAAATGTTGGAGGAGTAAGACCATCGAGCGCTTTAAGGGCTTTGGAAGCACAACATCGCGTGTATCAGGAAAAAGTTAAAGCGCTTCTGGAAACAAACAATGagtaa
- the LOC116772565 gene encoding regulation of nuclear pre-mRNA domain-containing protein 1B, which yields MSGFTENALIRKLQELNSSQQSIQTLSLWLIHHRKHHAAIVKTWYKELLKAKDSKQVTFMYLANDVIQNSKKKGPEYGKEFGAVLIDALKHMAKTGINAKTKHALHRILNIWEERGVYEPERIQEFKVAVDPNDTEVTNAKRKAVDIETKDNVKKSRQEEKTRQKEHKERRKSDSKLESKAGSDGHNDNHSSSPKTPPGDPPEPEELIKALLELESSASSDEAVRERIASLPPEVSEVQLLSKLEDKESALSLSAVVNSAVELLAEYNLRLSEELEKRRKVATMLRDFEQAQRELAKKAEATLEEYNIKLQKIYEVKAEVKSHIENLPDVSRLPDVTGGLAPLPSAGDLFSV from the exons atgtCCGGTTTTACCGAAAATGCGTTGATTCGAAAGTTACAGGAACTTAATTCAAGTCAACAAAGTATACAAACATTATCACTATGGCTAATACATCACCGTAAACATCATGCCGCTATTGTTAAAACATGGTATAAGGAACTTCTGAAAG CTAAAGACAGCAAACAAGTAACGTTTATGTACCTAGCTAACGATGTTATACAAAATAGTAAGAAGAAAGGTCCGGAATATGGCAAAGAGTTTGGGGCCGTGTTAATAGATGCACTGAAGCACATGGCAAAGACTGGTATCAATGCAAAAACGAAACATGCACtacatagaatattaaatatatgggAGGAGAGGGGTGTGTATGAACCGGAAAGAATACAGGAATTCAAGGTTGCTG ttGATCCAAATGATACTGAAGTTACGAATGCTAAAAGAAAGGCTGTTGATATAGAAACAAAAgacaatgtaaaaaaatctagGCAGGAGGAGAAGACGAGGCAAAAAGAACATAAAGAAAGAAGAAAAAGTGATTCTAAACTTGAATCAAAGGCTGGTTCTGATGGACATAATGACAATCATTCAAGCAGCCCTAAGACACCACCAGGCGATCCGCCGGAACCTGAAGAACTTATCAAg GCCCTACTGGAACTTGAATCCAGTGCTTCAAGCGATGAAGCTGTCCGAGAACGTATCGCCTCCCTCCCCCCAGAGGTTTCCGAAGTGCAATTATTATCTAAGTTAGAAG ATAAAGAATCAGCTCTAAGTCTTAGCGCTGTAGTTAATTCAGCAGTAGAATTACTGGCCGAGTATAATTTAAGACTATCCGAAGAATTGGAGAAACGGCGAAAGGTGGCAACCATGTTAAGGGACTTTGAACAAGCACAGAGGGAACTTGCAAAGAAAGCTGAGGCTACCTTAGag GAGTACAACataaaacttcaaaaaatCTACGAAGTGAAAGCCGAGGTGAAGTCTCATATAGAGAATTTGCCAGATGTTTCCCGCCTGCCTGATGTTACAGGAGGTTTGGCGCCCTTACCCTCCGCTGGGGACCTTTTCAGTGTTTGA
- the LOC116772249 gene encoding sodium-dependent serotonin transporter-like, translating to MSESLSSVTKTVTETVDTESTEDNLVVDRWTNNISYRQLVMSSCIGIVQLWWQPYIHDFRKLVPFLFLYNVFSVFFAYPAFYLELALGVVTKKGVLNCWDLAPVARGLGLAMLILCTFTALSLSAVSSWCLALVVHSFHSFLPWLHCASTANPPCAARHRPLPAGSETPPQSFFFNFVLKLKRDGLHGGLGSIVSELSVYYVISWILVYFIACKKIYSYSKLVLFKDSLAFFVLVWSAFGVIRLKGSSRMFYDCDWNVLFESFQIWREALEFAFIQMSVSQGTLIMLGSYCPKQKRMLGNTSVFAFGVSKISCSATALILGGAHGALNWDYDNNSTHIVKGSSASIIIWADFVARAPGSQFWSILTFFTLFVLSVCSTALLVQTIMSSFTGRSMRKISWTFLILLCFLFSFIGIITLCTQGGLYILNFLLTWPVTKPRIPIAAVVAFVVTYQYGQSTFCEDVFYAVGEYPCVFLRVCWALTPIFLLITFVSGMASSPVPESVAGWSLVMTSLLPLAVLTFLFLVYKFRVRNIVATEK from the exons atgaGCGAAAGTctg AGTAGTGTTACGAAGACAGTCACCGAGACCGTTGATACGGAATCCACTGAAGACAATTTG gtCGTAGACCGCTGGACGAACAATATCAGTTACCGCCAGTTGGTGATGTCATCATGTATTGGCATCGTACAATTGTGGTGGCAACCTTACATTCACGACTTCCGGAAATTAGTCCCCTTCCTTTTCCTCTATAACGTGTTCAGTGTATTCTTTGCCTACCCCGCTTTCTATCTGGAGCTTGCTCTCGGTGTGGTGACAAAGAAAGGCGTTCTTAACTGCTGGGATTTGGCTCCTGTGGCCCGAG GTCTGGGTCTAGCgatgttaatattatgtacatttacGGCGTTGTCTCTGAGTGCTGTGAGTTCATGGTGTTTGGCGCTGGTAGTTCATTCGTTTCATTCGTTTTTACCTTGGCTTCACTGCGCTTCAACGGCTAATCCGCCGTGTGCAGCTCGACATAGACCGCTACCAGCTGGTAGTGAAACCCCACCTCAGTCTTTCTTCTT taaCTTTGTTCTGAAGTTGAAACGTGACGGACTGCACGGGGGTCTAGGCAGTATTGTATCAGAATTATCCGTTTATTACGTCATATCCTGGATACTGGTGTACTTCATTGCGTGCAAGAAAATCTATAGCTATTCGAAA CTGGTGCTCTTCAAGGATTCTTTAGCGTTTTTCGTTTTGGTGTGGAGTGCGTTCGGTGTAATCAGATTGAAGGGATCATCGCGTATGTTTTATGATTGCGATTGGAATGTTCTCTTTGAAAGTTTTCAG atttggCGAGAGGCTTTGGAATTTGCATTTATTCAAATGTCGGTATCCCAAGGCACGCTCATAATGTTGGGATCCTATTGTCCTAAACAGAAACGTATGCTTGGGAATACATCAGTATTTGCTTTCGGCGTTTCTAAAATCAGTTGTTCAGCAACGGCTCTTATTCTTGGAGGTGCCCACGGCGCTTTGAATTGGGATTATGACAATAACAGCACTCACATTGTGAAAG GTTCTTCCGCGTCCATTATAATTTGGGCAGACTTTGTTGCAAGAGCACCCGGAAGCCAGTTTTGGTCGATTTTGactttttttacattgtttgttttgtcCGTTTGCTCaacg gCATTACTCGTCCAAACTATTATGTCATCTTTTACTGGTAGATCCATGAGAAAAATTAGCTGGACCTTTCTTATTCTGTTATGTTTTCTGTTTTCATTTATTGGTATCATTACATTATGTACTCAA GGTGGACTGTACATTTTGAATTTCCTTTTGACTTGGCCTGTAACAAAACCGCGAATTCCTATCGCAGCAGTCGTGGCCTTCGTAGTGACGTACCAATATGGACAGAGTACATTTTGTGAGGATGTATTTTATGCTGTGGGGGAATACCCTTGTGTATTTTTAAGAGTCTGTTGGGCCTTGACACCGATTTTCCTTTTG ataACTTTTGTATCTGGCATGGCTTCGTCGCCTGTGCCCGAGTCAGTCGCCGGCTGGTCGTTAGTGATGACGTCACTACTGCCATTGGCCGTATTAACGTTCCTTTTCctcgtttataaatttagagTTCGG AATATCGTCGCTACGGAGAAGtga